The following proteins come from a genomic window of Rattus norvegicus strain BN/NHsdMcwi chromosome 8, GRCr8, whole genome shotgun sequence:
- the Cd3g gene encoding T-cell surface glycoprotein CD3 gamma chain isoform X1: MLGGARQLLHRLGGWAAGWLGGWVAGWLGGWAAGWLGGRLLRNSRHFYWRSKETNMEQGKGLAGLFLVISLLQGTMAQQKQEKHLVKVDDSQGDGSVLLTCDLNEKTITWLKDGHRISPPNATKSTWNLGNGAKDPRGMYQCRGAKKKSQLLQVYYRLCENCIELNMGTVSGFIFAEIISIFFLAVGVYFIAGQDGVRQSRASDKQTLLQNEQVYQPLKDREYEQYSRLQGNQVRKK; this comes from the exons ATGCTGGGCGGAGCCAGGCAGCTGCTGCACAGGCTGGGCGGCTGGGcggctgggtggctgggtggctgggtggctgggtggctgggcGGCTGGGcggctgggtggctgggtggccGGCTACTAAGGAACTCTCGACACTTCTACTGGAGAAGCAAAGAGACTAACATGGAGCAGGGGAAGGGTTTGGCTGGCCTCTTCCTGGTGATCTCTCTTCTTCAAG GCACCATGGCCCAGCAAAAACAAG AAAAGCATTTGGTAAAAGTGGATGACAGCCAAGGAGATGGCTCTGTACTTCTGACTTGTGACTTGAATGAGAAGACAATCACATGGCTTAAAGATGGGCACAGAATAAGTCCTCCAAATGCAACTAAAAGCACGTGGAATCTGGGCAACGGTGCCAAAGACCCTCGAGGCATGTATCAGTGCCGAGGAGCAAAGAAGAAGTCGCAGCTCCTGCAAGTGTACTACAGAC TGTGTGAGAACTGCATTGAGCTAAATATGGGCACTGTGTCCGGCTTTATCTTCGCTGAAATCATCAGCATTTTCTTCCTTGCTGTTGGTGTATACTTCATTGCTGGACAGGATGGAGTTCGCCAGTCAAGAG CTTCAGACAAGCAGACTCTGTTGCAAAATGAACAGGTCTACCAG CCCCTCAAGGACCGGGAATATGAACAGTACAGCCGTCTCCAAGGAAACCAAGTGAGAAAGAAGTGA
- the Cd3g gene encoding T-cell surface glycoprotein CD3 gamma chain precursor (The RefSeq protein has 2 substitutions compared to this genomic sequence) yields the protein MEQGKGLAGLFLVISLLQGTMAQQKEEKHLVKVDDSQGDGSVLLTCDFNEKTITWLKDGHRISPPNATKSTWNLGNGAKDPRGMYQCRGAKKKSQLLQVYYRLCENCIELNMGTVSGFIFAEIISIFFLAVGVYFIAGQDGVRQSRASDKQTLLQNEQVYQPLKDREYEQYSRLQGNQVRKK from the exons ATGGAGCAGGGGAAGGGTTTGGCTGGCCTCTTCCTGGTGATCTCTCTTCTTCAAG GCACCATGGCCCAGCAAAAACAAG AAAAGCATTTGGTAAAAGTGGATGACAGCCAAGGAGATGGCTCTGTACTTCTGACTTGTGACTTGAATGAGAAGACAATCACATGGCTTAAAGATGGGCACAGAATAAGTCCTCCAAATGCAACTAAAAGCACGTGGAATCTGGGCAACGGTGCCAAAGACCCTCGAGGCATGTATCAGTGCCGAGGAGCAAAGAAGAAGTCGCAGCTCCTGCAAGTGTACTACAGAC TGTGTGAGAACTGCATTGAGCTAAATATGGGCACTGTGTCCGGCTTTATCTTCGCTGAAATCATCAGCATTTTCTTCCTTGCTGTTGGTGTATACTTCATTGCTGGACAGGATGGAGTTCGCCAGTCAAGAG CTTCAGACAAGCAGACTCTGTTGCAAAATGAACAGGTCTACCAG CCCCTCAAGGACCGGGAATATGAACAGTACAGCCGTCTCCAAGGAAACCAAGTGAGAAAGAAGTGA
- the Cd3d gene encoding T-cell surface glycoprotein CD3 delta chain isoform X1, translating to MEHYGILVSLLLATVLPQVCQNCVELDSATLAGVIITDLIATLLLALGVYCFAGHETGRLSGAVDTQVLLKNEQLYQPLRDRDDAQYSRLGGNWPRNKRS from the exons ATGGAGCACTATGGAATTCTGGTTAGTCTGCTACTGGCTACTGTTCTCCCCCAAG TGTGCCAGAACTGTGTGGAGCTGGACTCAGCCACCCTGGCTGGTGTCATCATCACTGATCTCATCGCCACTCTGCTCCTGGCTTTGGGGGTCTACTGCTTTGCAGGCCATGAGACCGGAAGACTTTCTGGGG CTGTTGACACTCAAGTCCTGTTGAAGAACGAGCAGCTGTATCAG CCTCTTCGAGATCGCGATGATGCCCAGTACAGCCGTCTTGGAGGGAACTGGCCCCGGAACAAAAGGTCTTGA
- the Cd3d gene encoding T-cell surface glycoprotein CD3 delta chain precursor translates to MEHYGILVSLLLATVLPQGSPFKIEVVEYEDKVFVNCNTSIRHLDGSVERWLTKNKSLILGKGILDPRGMYMCNGTEELAKEVSTVQVYYRMCQNCVELDSATLAGVIITDLIATLLLALGVYCFAGHETGRLSGAVDTQVLLKNEQLYQPLRDRDDAQYSRLGGNWPRNKRS, encoded by the exons ATGGAGCACTATGGAATTCTGGTTAGTCTGCTACTGGCTACTGTTCTCCCCCAAG GGAGCCCCTTCAAGATAGAAGTGGTTGAATATGAGGACAAAGTGTTTGTGAATTGCAACACCAGCATCAGGCATCTAGATGGATCAGTGGAAAGATGGTTGACCAAAAATAAATCACTCATCTTGGGCAAAGGCATCCTGGACCCACGAGGGATGTATATGTGTAATGGGACAGAGGAGCTGGCGAAGGAGGTGTCGACTGTTCAAGTATATTACCGAA TGTGCCAGAACTGTGTGGAGCTGGACTCAGCCACCCTGGCTGGTGTCATCATCACTGATCTCATCGCCACTCTGCTCCTGGCTTTGGGGGTCTACTGCTTTGCAGGCCATGAGACCGGAAGACTTTCTGGGG CTGTTGACACTCAAGTCCTGTTGAAGAACGAGCAGCTGTATCAG CCTCTTCGAGATCGCGATGATGCCCAGTACAGCCGTCTTGGAGGGAACTGGCCCCGGAACAAAAGGTCTTGA
- the Cd3e gene encoding T-cell surface glycoprotein CD3 epsilon chain precursor produces MQWNAFWSILGLSLLAVGTCQEDIEDTVTDDGAQKQYEVSISGTSVELTCPLENEDNLKWEKNDKVLPDKNEKHLVLEDFSEVKDSGYYVCYTESSRKNTYLYLKARVCENCMEVDLTAVSIIIIVDICITLGLLMVVYYWSKKRKAKAKPVTRGTGTGGRPRGQNKERPPPVPNPDYEPIRKGQRDLYSGLNQRAV; encoded by the exons ATGCAGTGGAACGCTTTCTGGAGCATCCTGGGCCTCAGCCTCCTAGCAG TTGGCACTTGCCAGGAAG ATATCGAGGACACTG ttacagATGATGGAGCACAGAAAC aGTATGAAGTCTCCATCTCAGGAACCAGTGTAGAGCTGACGTGCCCTCTAGAGAATGAGGACAACTTAAAGTGGGAGAAAAATGACAAAGTCCTGCCTGATAAGAATGAGAAACACCTGGTGCTAGAGGATTTCTCGGAAGTCAAGGACAGTGGTTACTATGTCTGCTACACAGAAAGCTCAAGGAAAAACACGTACCTGTACCTGAAAGCCAGAG TGTGCGAGAACTGCATGGAGGTGGACCTGACAGCAGTATCCATAATCATCATTGTTGACATCTGCATCACTCTGGGCTTGCTGATGGTCGTTTATTACTGGAGCAAGAAAAGGAAGGCCAAGGCCAAGCCTGTGACCCGAGGAACTGGTACTGGTGGCAGGCCCAGAG GGCAAAACAAGGAGCGGCCGCCACCTGTTCCCAACCCAGACTATGAG CCCATCCGAAAAGGCCAACGGGACCTGTATTCTGGCCTGAATCAGAGAGCAGTCTGA